A window of the Rhodoferax sp. GW822-FHT02A01 genome harbors these coding sequences:
- the minC gene encoding septum site-determining protein MinC, which yields MTVKPSGTNSQPNTSSFEIKSAQLSLVALFIKTEVWNTVVADVSKQFGAGGESPDFFDNDPVVLDFSALRRDLDYVDISKLVQALRSCRLVPVAFRGEPQSWTQTLLQSGLVQAPMEVIKSKQATKSTPQAIETVVREVPGPGTMVIDKPVRSGQKIYARGADLVVLAMVNQGGEVVADGNIHVYAPLRGKAMAGARGNTGARIFSLCLEPELISIAGVYRTSESPLPENVAGKPAQVRLSSEGGQDKLLFEPLKS from the coding sequence ATGACCGTCAAGCCTTCAGGCACAAATTCCCAGCCCAATACCTCAAGTTTTGAAATCAAGAGCGCCCAGTTATCCCTGGTGGCCTTGTTCATCAAAACCGAGGTCTGGAACACTGTGGTCGCCGATGTCAGCAAGCAGTTTGGAGCGGGGGGTGAAAGCCCGGATTTTTTCGACAATGATCCGGTGGTACTGGACTTTTCAGCCTTGCGCAGAGACCTGGATTACGTCGATATATCGAAGCTGGTGCAGGCTTTGCGCTCCTGCCGCTTGGTCCCCGTGGCCTTCAGGGGTGAACCGCAATCTTGGACGCAAACTCTGTTGCAATCGGGATTGGTGCAAGCGCCGATGGAGGTCATCAAGTCAAAACAGGCGACAAAAAGCACTCCCCAAGCCATAGAAACCGTGGTGCGTGAAGTGCCAGGACCCGGCACCATGGTCATCGACAAGCCGGTGCGTTCTGGTCAGAAGATCTATGCCAGGGGCGCCGACCTGGTGGTGTTGGCCATGGTTAACCAAGGCGGAGAAGTGGTGGCTGATGGCAATATCCATGTGTATGCACCCCTGCGCGGCAAGGCCATGGCAGGTGCCCGTGGAAACACGGGGGCACGCATTTTTTCGCTGTGTCTGGAGCCGGAGCTGATCTCCATCGCTGGTGTGTATCGCACCAGTGAATCACCTTTGCCGGAAAATGTGGCAGGCAAGCCGGCTCAAGTGCGGCTCTCAAGCGAAGGCGGACAAGACAAATTGCTCTTCGAACCGCTCAAAAGTTGA
- the minD gene encoding septum site-determining protein MinD, giving the protein MAKIIVVTSGKGGVGKTTTSASFATGLALRGHKTAVIDFDVGLRNLDLIMGCERRVVYDLINVIHGEANLNQALIKDKQCENLFVLAASQTRDKDALTQDGVEKILADLAAMGFEYIVCDSPAGIETGALMAMHFADEALVVTNPEVSSVRDSDRILGMLSSKTKRAMEGGEPIKEHLLITRYNPSRVDQGQMLSLDDIKDILRIPLIGVIPESESVLQASNQGVPAVHMQGSDVSEAYKDVISRFLGEDKPMRFIDAPKQGLLKRLFGGK; this is encoded by the coding sequence ATGGCAAAAATCATTGTGGTGACTTCTGGCAAGGGTGGCGTTGGCAAGACCACGACCAGCGCCAGTTTTGCGACCGGCCTGGCATTGCGCGGGCACAAGACCGCAGTGATTGACTTCGATGTGGGCCTGCGCAATCTGGACCTGATCATGGGTTGTGAGCGCCGTGTGGTGTACGACCTGATCAACGTGATCCATGGTGAAGCCAATCTCAACCAGGCCCTGATCAAGGACAAGCAATGTGAAAACCTGTTTGTGCTGGCTGCATCGCAAACACGTGACAAGGACGCACTGACGCAGGACGGTGTGGAAAAAATTCTTGCCGATCTGGCGGCCATGGGCTTTGAGTACATTGTGTGTGACTCCCCTGCCGGCATTGAAACCGGGGCTCTGATGGCCATGCACTTCGCGGATGAGGCACTGGTGGTGACCAACCCGGAAGTCTCTTCTGTGCGCGACTCTGATCGCATTCTGGGCATGTTGTCGAGCAAGACCAAGCGTGCCATGGAAGGTGGTGAACCGATCAAGGAACATTTGCTCATCACGCGGTACAACCCCTCCCGCGTGGACCAGGGCCAGATGCTTTCGCTTGACGACATCAAGGACATCTTGCGCATACCGCTGATTGGCGTGATTCCCGAGAGCGAATCGGTGCTGCAAGCGTCCAACCAGGGTGTGCCGGCCGTGCATATGCAGGGCAGCGATGTTTCGGAAGCCTACAAGGACGTGATATCCCGTTTCCTCGGCGAAGACAAACCCATGCGTTTCATCGACGCACCCAAACAGGGCTTGCTCAAACGCCTGTTCGGGGGAAAATAA
- the minE gene encoding cell division topological specificity factor MinE, translating to MSFLSFLLGEKKKTAGVAKERLQIILAHERSGRSAATPDYLPDLQRDLVAVISKYIKINPDDIKVNLERQDNLEVLEVKIELPDAR from the coding sequence ATGTCGTTTCTTTCCTTTCTGCTGGGCGAAAAAAAGAAAACAGCCGGTGTGGCCAAGGAGCGTCTGCAGATCATTCTGGCGCACGAGCGTAGTGGCCGCAGCGCCGCAACACCGGACTATCTGCCGGACTTGCAGCGTGACTTGGTGGCAGTGATCAGCAAATACATCAAGATCAATCCCGACGATATCAAGGTCAATCTCGAGCGTCAGGACAATCTGGAAGTTCTGGAAGTCAAGATCGAATTGCCGGACGCCCGCTAG
- a CDS encoding metallophosphoesterase, translating into MAFAPLFAFSLIVHALVGWRLVPDLAQYSVYAGFAFSLWLVLSTALMPMGLVAQRLAPEPWGHRLTWIGMVCMGVFSSLFALMVVREVVLLFATMLQWMNPGLLNLMALREVTVVLIPIVSIAILAVGYWNARRTAAVVSVDVPVNNLPEALVGFRIAQISDIHVGPTIKEAYLQRIVHRVNRLQADVVAITGDLVDGPVQQLASLVEPLRGLHSTYGSFFVTGNHEYYSGAHAWINALRMLGVTVLMNEHVVIDHGLGSNTHASASLVLAGVTDYSAHHFDTSHQSDPHKAIANAPTDAGFKLLLAHQPRSADAAAKAGFDLQLSGHTHGGQFWPWPHFIRLQQPFTAGLQKLRNMWIYTSRGTGYWGPPMRLGAPSEITLLRLIREQDANPA; encoded by the coding sequence ATGGCTTTTGCCCCTCTTTTTGCCTTTTCCCTGATCGTGCACGCATTGGTTGGCTGGCGCCTGGTACCTGATTTGGCGCAGTACTCGGTATATGCGGGATTTGCCTTTTCTCTGTGGTTGGTCCTTTCCACGGCACTGATGCCCATGGGCCTGGTGGCACAGCGGCTTGCACCAGAGCCCTGGGGCCACAGGCTGACCTGGATCGGGATGGTCTGCATGGGAGTTTTCTCCAGCCTGTTTGCCCTGATGGTCGTACGCGAGGTAGTACTGCTGTTTGCAACCATGCTGCAGTGGATGAACCCGGGTCTTTTGAATCTGATGGCACTGCGGGAAGTTACCGTCGTGCTGATTCCCATTGTTTCCATCGCAATTCTGGCAGTGGGCTACTGGAATGCCCGACGTACGGCCGCGGTGGTTTCAGTGGATGTACCGGTTAACAATTTGCCCGAAGCGCTGGTGGGATTTCGCATAGCGCAGATCAGTGACATACATGTGGGTCCGACTATCAAGGAGGCGTATCTGCAACGCATAGTCCATCGCGTCAATCGGTTGCAGGCCGACGTGGTGGCCATTACCGGCGATCTAGTGGACGGACCCGTTCAACAACTGGCGTCGCTGGTGGAACCCTTGCGCGGTCTACATTCCACATACGGCAGCTTCTTTGTCACCGGCAATCACGAGTACTACTCGGGTGCCCATGCATGGATCAATGCCTTGCGCATGCTGGGTGTCACTGTATTGATGAATGAACACGTAGTGATTGACCACGGCCTTGGCAGCAACACACATGCATCTGCATCCCTGGTTCTTGCCGGCGTGACGGACTACAGTGCCCACCACTTCGATACCAGCCATCAAAGTGACCCACACAAGGCCATTGCCAATGCACCTACCGATGCAGGATTCAAGCTGTTGCTGGCACACCAACCGCGTAGCGCCGATGCTGCAGCAAAGGCTGGATTCGACCTGCAACTCAGCGGACACACCCATGGCGGTCAATTCTGGCCGTGGCCGCACTTCATACGGCTGCAGCAGCCCTTCACAGCGGGACTGCAAAAACTGCGCAACATGTGGATCTATACCAGCCGCGGAACCGGGTACTGGGGACCACCCATGCGCCTGGGCGCTCCTTCCGAAATTACCTTGCTACGGCTGATTCGTGAGCAGGACGCAAATCCTGCCTGA